Proteins from a genomic interval of Paenibacillus sp. RC334:
- a CDS encoding response regulator transcription factor: MSIKILIIEDEKSLADMIALHLQEEGYHTELIYDSKQALPTLMRFKPDIIVTDLMFSGMVECALIGQLRQYTTVPVLVISNNTLLNIRIKALDDGADDFLCKPFNLRELNARIKALLRRSGRNIPAESQAITKKLKKVRVWVNDYRRSLLVDDREVEVTQIEFSIIKELSCYPGKVFTRSELMDRIKGGDGAYLDRTIDVHISSLRKKIERDPKNPQHIRTVWGRGYKYEM; the protein is encoded by the coding sequence ATGTCCATTAAAATACTTATCATTGAAGATGAAAAAAGTTTGGCAGATATGATCGCCCTTCATCTTCAGGAAGAAGGTTATCATACCGAACTTATTTACGATTCCAAACAAGCACTTCCGACACTTATGCGTTTTAAGCCTGATATTATTGTGACCGATCTTATGTTTTCCGGTATGGTCGAATGCGCGCTAATCGGCCAACTCCGTCAATATACGACGGTTCCTGTGCTGGTGATCTCCAACAATACCCTTTTGAATATAAGAATTAAAGCATTGGATGACGGAGCGGACGATTTTTTATGCAAGCCATTCAACCTGAGAGAGCTAAATGCTCGTATCAAAGCCTTACTGCGCCGCTCTGGCCGCAACATACCTGCCGAGTCCCAAGCCATAACCAAAAAACTCAAAAAAGTGCGGGTCTGGGTGAATGATTACCGTCGCAGCCTGTTGGTCGATGACCGGGAGGTTGAAGTGACTCAAATTGAATTTTCCATTATAAAAGAGCTATCCTGCTATCCGGGGAAAGTCTTTACCCGCAGCGAGCTGATGGATCGGATTAAAGGCGGAGACGGTGCCTATCTAGATCGCACGATTGACGTACATATCTCCAGTCTCCGCAAAAAAATCGAACGTGACCCCAAAAATCCTCAGCACATCCGTACCGTCTGGGGCCGGGGGTACAAATACGAGATGTAG
- a CDS encoding glycoside hydrolase family 1 protein — MTKILKGFPKNFLWGGATAANQLEGAFDVDGKGLSSADVIAYVPKAERTNDHAIEISSERLEDILSGKVNARFPKREGVDFFHHYKEDIALFAEMGFKVFRMSINWSRIFPNGDDAEPNEAGLQFYDNVFDELRKYGIEPLVTLSHYETPLGLTQKYNGWLGREVIQHYVNYAETVFTRYKDKVKYWLTFNEINVMTMSPFTGGGVVIDRVDNKQQAIYQALHHQFVASALATKRGHEIIPGSQIGCMLARMESYAHTCNPEDVLKSQHENQMNLFFTDVHARGEYSNYMNRYFEENNIVLHTEPGDAEILKNNTVDYISFSYYMTLTVSAGPEGEKAAGNLIGGVKNPYLQSSDWGWQIDPIGLRVTLNTLYDRYQKPLFIVENGLGAYDKVEEDGSIHDTYRIDYLRQHIAQMKEAIADGVDLIGYTSWGPIDLVSMSTSEMSKRYGFIYVDLDDDGNGTLKRSKKDSFDWYKNVIATNGEEL; from the coding sequence ATGACTAAGATATTAAAAGGATTTCCGAAAAACTTTCTGTGGGGCGGGGCAACCGCAGCTAACCAATTGGAAGGCGCTTTTGACGTAGATGGAAAAGGATTGTCCAGTGCGGACGTGATTGCTTATGTACCCAAAGCAGAGCGCACAAACGATCATGCTATAGAGATTTCGTCCGAGCGACTCGAAGACATTTTGTCTGGTAAGGTAAATGCCCGTTTTCCAAAGCGCGAAGGTGTGGACTTTTTCCATCATTACAAAGAAGATATCGCATTATTTGCGGAAATGGGCTTTAAGGTATTCCGCATGTCCATTAACTGGTCGCGGATTTTCCCGAATGGTGATGATGCGGAGCCGAATGAAGCAGGACTGCAATTTTACGATAATGTATTTGACGAGCTGCGCAAGTATGGGATAGAGCCACTGGTGACATTGTCCCATTACGAAACACCGCTAGGTCTGACACAGAAATATAATGGCTGGCTCGGTCGCGAAGTAATACAGCACTACGTAAATTATGCCGAAACGGTGTTTACACGTTATAAGGATAAAGTGAAATACTGGCTGACTTTTAATGAGATCAATGTGATGACGATGAGTCCGTTCACAGGTGGCGGTGTGGTCATTGATCGTGTAGATAACAAGCAGCAAGCGATCTATCAAGCCCTGCATCACCAGTTTGTGGCGAGCGCATTGGCGACAAAACGAGGCCATGAGATTATTCCTGGCTCTCAAATCGGATGTATGCTGGCTCGTATGGAAAGCTATGCACATACGTGTAACCCGGAAGACGTGCTGAAAAGTCAGCATGAAAACCAGATGAATCTGTTCTTTACGGATGTACATGCCCGTGGGGAATATTCAAATTATATGAACCGTTATTTTGAAGAAAATAATATTGTTTTGCACACAGAACCCGGCGATGCCGAAATTCTGAAAAACAACACGGTCGATTACATCTCATTCAGCTATTACATGACCTTGACTGTCTCTGCAGGTCCGGAAGGCGAGAAAGCAGCGGGGAACCTGATTGGCGGCGTGAAAAATCCATATTTGCAATCCTCTGACTGGGGCTGGCAGATTGATCCGATCGGCCTGCGTGTTACGCTGAACACATTATATGACCGTTATCAAAAGCCGCTGTTCATCGTGGAAAACGGCTTGGGTGCATATGACAAGGTGGAAGAAGACGGCTCCATTCACGACACGTATCGCATTGATTATTTGCGCCAACATATCGCTCAAATGAAGGAAGCGATTGCGGACGGTGTGGATCTGATCGGTTACACTAGCTGGGGACCTATCGACCTTGTGAGTATGTCCACTTCCGAAATGTCCAAGCGTTACGGATTTATTTATGTTGATCTGGACGATGACGGTAACGGAACACTGAAGCGCTCCAAGAAGGATTCTTTTGACTGGTACAAAAATGTAATTGCCACCAACGGCGAAGAACTGTAA
- a CDS encoding BglG family transcription antiterminator LicT, whose translation MIIEKVLNNNVLLTKNDKGKEVIVMGRGISFKKVAGDQVDDDKIDKIFMLNENEFTAKLTELLNDIPVSHLEVVNEIVTHATEVLDTELSDNIYLTLTDHIHFAIQRQEKGLALQNAMLYEIKRFYKKEFEVGLDALQKIENTLGVKLGEDEAGFIALHMVNARIDGNEMKSTLKMTEIVQHILNIITYHYGIVLDESSFSYSRFLTHLQYFAMRVIRKEVIHSGEEFLYNQVKQTYTEAFACAQKINEYLEKTYDQYLSKDEYVYLTIHIHRVTERNNIAE comes from the coding sequence ATGATTATTGAGAAGGTGCTCAATAACAACGTCCTGTTGACTAAAAACGACAAAGGCAAAGAGGTCATCGTGATGGGAAGAGGCATTTCCTTCAAAAAGGTGGCTGGGGACCAAGTCGATGATGATAAAATAGATAAGATTTTCATGTTAAATGAAAACGAGTTCACGGCCAAGCTTACCGAGCTGCTAAACGATATTCCCGTATCTCATCTGGAGGTCGTGAATGAAATCGTAACCCATGCAACGGAAGTGCTGGATACGGAATTAAGCGATAATATTTATTTAACGCTGACCGATCATATTCATTTTGCGATACAGCGGCAAGAGAAGGGGCTCGCGCTCCAAAACGCGATGCTGTATGAGATTAAGCGCTTTTACAAGAAAGAATTTGAGGTTGGGCTGGATGCTCTGCAAAAAATTGAAAATACGCTTGGTGTGAAGCTGGGCGAAGACGAAGCGGGCTTTATCGCATTGCATATGGTGAATGCTCGGATCGACGGTAACGAAATGAAGTCTACGCTGAAAATGACCGAGATTGTTCAACATATATTGAATATTATTACGTATCATTACGGTATTGTGCTGGACGAGTCCTCTTTTAGCTATTCGAGATTTTTGACGCATTTGCAATATTTTGCGATGCGGGTGATTCGTAAAGAGGTCATTCACAGCGGCGAAGAATTTTTGTACAACCAGGTAAAGCAGACATATACCGAAGCTTTCGCTTGTGCGCAAAAGATCAATGAATATCTGGAAAAAACATACGATCAATATTTAAGCAAGGACGAATATGTATATCTGACCATTCATATTCATCGAGTGACCGAGCGAAATAATATTGCGGAATAA
- a CDS encoding thioredoxin family protein, which translates to MKKGYIIGLSVIVLLVIAIAISAVFKFQDLEQVVQQKDKEIQASKSNYPEIYDHLNAVTIEGFKKMIQQDQSVFVYVGRPSCGDCNRFEPNFNKMIEQYNLGSKITFLNVHKIHKNKPEWNKFKEEYNVKYTPTIAEFRHGKLVDKVEWTPERDLSTDVVKEWLISKKLIL; encoded by the coding sequence GTGAAAAAAGGATATATTATCGGTTTAAGCGTGATTGTGCTGCTCGTCATTGCTATCGCTATTTCGGCTGTGTTCAAGTTTCAGGATCTCGAGCAGGTTGTTCAGCAGAAAGACAAAGAGATTCAAGCGAGTAAAAGCAATTATCCCGAAATATACGATCACTTGAATGCGGTTACAATTGAGGGTTTTAAGAAGATGATCCAGCAGGACCAAAGTGTGTTTGTTTATGTCGGCAGACCCAGCTGTGGTGACTGCAACCGCTTTGAGCCTAACTTTAACAAGATGATCGAGCAATACAATTTGGGCTCCAAAATCACTTTTTTGAATGTTCACAAAATTCATAAGAACAAGCCAGAATGGAATAAATTCAAAGAGGAATACAATGTAAAGTACACCCCCACCATTGCGGAATTCAGACATGGCAAGCTGGTAGATAAAGTGGAATGGACACCTGAAAGAGATCTCAGTACGGATGTGGTAAAAGAGTGGCTGATTTCCAAGAAACTGATTTTATAA
- a CDS encoding beta-glucoside-specific PTS transporter subunit IIABC: protein MSDKELSRKIVTLVGGEENVNSVFHCATRLRFKLNDRTKADKAALEATPGVITVVESSGQFQVVVGNNVGQVFEHMMAETNLQDAENAGEKKEESSEKTNFLGKAVDVISSIFSPLLGALAGAGLLKGILALILSLHWINDKSGTYLILSAASDSVFYFLPVFLAVTSSRKFKTNTFVSVAIAGALVYPAVIAAVSNPERLAFLGIPIILINYSSSVIPIILAVWVQSYVERWFNSFIHQSVKNIIVPMLVLLVVIPLTFLAFGPIGNMISQGLANGFTWVYNLSPLVAGAVAGAFWQVFVIFGVHWGFVPVMLSNIATLGYDTMLPMLTAAVLSQAGATLGVFLKSRNTQMKALAGSSTLAAVFGITEPTIYGVTLKLKKPFIYACISGGIGGAIIASGGATAKSFSLPSLLALPTYFGAGFLWLVIGLLVAFVLAMVLVMVLGFDDPKEETVKAAPTPEKKETVIEKEILVSPLQGKVLPLEESSDVAFASGAMGKGILIEPTEGVLTSPVNGTITTVFPTGHAIGITSNDGAEILIHVGVNTVKLKGQFFDKRVKEGDIVTQGQLLLEFDIEQIKAAGYPTATPIIVTNSAKYLDVLKTAESEVKREDYLMTVVI from the coding sequence ATGAGCGATAAAGAGCTATCCAGAAAAATAGTGACCCTCGTTGGCGGCGAAGAGAATGTCAATTCGGTATTCCATTGCGCTACACGCTTGAGATTTAAATTAAATGATCGTACAAAAGCAGACAAAGCTGCATTGGAAGCAACGCCCGGTGTCATTACGGTGGTTGAAAGCAGCGGCCAGTTTCAAGTTGTCGTCGGCAACAATGTAGGTCAAGTATTTGAGCATATGATGGCAGAAACGAATTTGCAGGATGCCGAAAATGCAGGTGAGAAAAAGGAAGAGTCTTCCGAAAAAACTAACTTTCTTGGTAAAGCCGTCGATGTCATTTCCAGCATTTTTTCGCCTCTCTTGGGCGCTCTTGCCGGAGCCGGTTTGCTCAAAGGGATTCTGGCATTAATTTTGTCACTCCATTGGATTAATGATAAAAGCGGTACGTATCTGATCCTAAGCGCTGCTTCGGACAGCGTATTTTATTTCCTGCCAGTATTTCTGGCTGTTACATCATCCCGTAAATTTAAGACAAACACCTTTGTATCGGTGGCAATCGCCGGAGCTCTGGTCTATCCGGCGGTTATAGCAGCGGTAAGCAACCCGGAAAGATTGGCGTTTCTGGGTATTCCGATCATTCTGATTAATTACAGTTCCAGTGTTATTCCAATTATTCTCGCAGTCTGGGTTCAGTCCTATGTGGAACGCTGGTTCAATTCCTTTATCCATCAATCTGTGAAAAATATTATCGTTCCGATGCTGGTTTTGCTGGTCGTTATTCCGTTGACATTCCTGGCCTTTGGTCCAATAGGTAACATGATCAGTCAAGGCTTGGCTAACGGCTTTACCTGGGTATACAATTTAAGCCCACTGGTCGCTGGTGCTGTTGCCGGGGCATTCTGGCAAGTGTTTGTTATTTTCGGCGTGCATTGGGGCTTCGTTCCGGTCATGCTGTCGAATATTGCAACATTGGGTTATGACACGATGCTTCCGATGCTTACAGCAGCCGTACTTTCTCAGGCTGGTGCAACATTGGGCGTATTCCTGAAATCCCGAAATACTCAAATGAAGGCTTTGGCAGGTTCCTCTACGCTGGCGGCTGTTTTTGGGATTACAGAACCAACGATTTATGGCGTAACTTTGAAATTGAAAAAGCCATTTATTTATGCTTGTATTTCCGGTGGTATTGGCGGGGCTATTATCGCTTCCGGCGGAGCGACTGCAAAATCCTTCTCCCTGCCTAGTTTGTTGGCATTGCCTACTTATTTTGGTGCTGGATTCTTGTGGCTTGTCATCGGCTTGCTCGTTGCCTTTGTACTTGCAATGGTGCTAGTTATGGTATTGGGCTTTGATGATCCAAAAGAAGAAACTGTCAAAGCAGCACCAACACCTGAGAAGAAAGAAACTGTGATTGAGAAGGAAATTCTCGTAAGTCCGCTGCAAGGTAAAGTGTTGCCACTCGAAGAATCTTCTGATGTCGCTTTTGCCTCAGGGGCTATGGGTAAAGGAATTCTGATTGAACCTACAGAGGGCGTACTGACTTCTCCTGTAAACGGAACAATTACGACGGTATTTCCGACCGGACATGCTATCGGTATTACTTCCAATGACGGAGCAGAAATTTTGATCCACGTTGGCGTGAATACAGTGAAGCTGAAAGGACAATTTTTTGACAAGCGCGTAAAAGAAGGCGACATCGTTACTCAAGGACAACTGCTGCTCGAATTTGACATTGAGCAAATTAAAGCCGCAGGTTACCCGACGGCTACGCCGATCATTGTGACGAATTCTGCTAAGTACCTGGATGTTCTGAAAACAGCAGAATCTGAAGTGAAACGTGAAGACTACTTGATGACAGTAGTTATCTAA
- a CDS encoding sodium:alanine symporter family protein, producing MNLVHVLETISSWIWGAPLIILVMGTGLWLTIRLKMLQVFRLPLAIKLIGKAPNEGSGDVSSFAALSTALAATVGTGSIVGVATAIKLGGPGALFWMVVAAFFGMATKYAEGVLAVKYRVKDRNGQFSGGPMYYIEKGLGRRFKPLAMLFAFSGMLVALFGIGTFPQVKAIVSSTENSFGVPPIVTALIIATLTGLVTIGGLKSIAKVSTKVVPFKTGLYVLICMIVLIRFADQIPAALALVLHSAFSTTSATGGFAGATIMLAMRSGVARGIFANEAGLGSAPIAAAAAKTKWPAEQGLISMTGVFIDTMIICVMTGLTLLVSGVWSGPTDAGLMTQQAFSSAFPLGAELLTIILIMFAFTTMLGWNYYGERCVEYLLGVKWIKPYRYLFIALVAGGAFIKLDAIWLLADIFNAMMAFPNLIALLGLSGIVVAETRTYMDSLYPDKKKGILAGASAGAAIEIEEKGQTVSS from the coding sequence ATGAATTTGGTACATGTGTTAGAAACGATTAGCAGTTGGATATGGGGGGCCCCACTGATCATTCTCGTTATGGGAACAGGTCTGTGGCTGACCATACGGTTGAAAATGTTGCAGGTTTTCCGCCTGCCTCTGGCGATCAAGCTGATCGGAAAGGCCCCAAATGAAGGTAGTGGGGATGTCAGCAGCTTTGCGGCCCTGAGTACGGCGCTGGCGGCTACAGTAGGTACAGGAAGTATTGTCGGCGTCGCGACAGCGATAAAACTGGGCGGACCGGGTGCTCTGTTCTGGATGGTTGTTGCAGCCTTTTTCGGGATGGCGACGAAATATGCGGAAGGTGTACTTGCAGTAAAATACCGGGTGAAGGATCGGAATGGACAATTTTCCGGCGGCCCTATGTATTATATTGAAAAAGGGCTTGGACGCCGCTTTAAACCGTTGGCGATGCTGTTTGCTTTTTCCGGGATGCTGGTAGCGCTGTTCGGGATTGGAACATTTCCTCAGGTCAAAGCGATTGTATCCTCAACCGAAAACAGCTTCGGTGTTCCACCAATTGTAACGGCATTGATTATTGCTACCCTTACGGGACTCGTTACTATTGGAGGGCTCAAGAGCATTGCCAAGGTATCGACCAAAGTTGTTCCCTTCAAAACAGGCTTGTACGTGTTGATCTGTATGATCGTACTGATTCGGTTCGCCGATCAGATTCCTGCCGCACTCGCGCTTGTGCTGCATTCGGCGTTTTCGACGACGTCTGCGACGGGTGGATTTGCCGGAGCTACGATTATGCTGGCGATGCGCAGCGGGGTAGCCAGAGGGATTTTTGCCAATGAGGCCGGATTGGGAAGCGCACCGATTGCAGCCGCAGCCGCCAAAACCAAATGGCCTGCGGAGCAAGGGTTGATTTCCATGACAGGTGTGTTTATAGATACGATGATTATTTGCGTGATGACCGGGCTGACGCTGCTGGTTAGCGGCGTATGGAGCGGTCCTACCGATGCGGGCTTGATGACGCAGCAAGCTTTCTCCAGCGCATTCCCGCTTGGTGCGGAACTGCTCACAATCATTCTGATTATGTTCGCGTTCACCACGATGCTTGGCTGGAACTACTATGGAGAACGCTGTGTTGAATATTTGCTGGGTGTCAAATGGATTAAGCCGTACCGTTATCTGTTCATTGCGCTGGTTGCCGGAGGCGCGTTTATTAAGCTGGATGCGATCTGGTTGCTGGCAGATATCTTTAACGCCATGATGGCCTTCCCGAACTTGATTGCACTGCTCGGCTTGTCGGGAATTGTAGTTGCAGAAACCCGTACCTATATGGATTCCTTGTATCCTGACAAGAAAAAGGGAATACTTGCAGGTGCCAGTGCAGGAGCAGCCATAGAAATAGAAGAAAAAGGACAAACAGTCAGCTCGTAA
- a CDS encoding Gfo/Idh/MocA family oxidoreductase: protein MKLGMIGTGWISTEWVKAVKEAGGWEITALFVRNKDKGAAFAAGCQLENITLYDSLEEMAQSDIDAIYIATPNSLHMLQARLFLEHGKHAIVEKPISLTEQELREAYELADRNGCYLLEAVRHIHEPNFLRLKDNLKRVGNIQGGTLYSMQFSSRYDQLLSGDTPNIFSLSYGGGALMDLGVYSLYFAIDLLGAPTSGLYRAKKHENGVDLGGPILLSYPDFTLVIQLAKNAVTTNRVEIYGDQATMISSGVSGITDVSVLDVRTQETDTVSTPETHHFMFYEAQEFYRIIAEKDKDRYEELKSLSIEVQKISNELRHQNGIYFEDGQK, encoded by the coding sequence ATGAAGCTCGGAATGATTGGAACTGGATGGATCAGCACAGAATGGGTTAAAGCCGTGAAGGAAGCTGGCGGCTGGGAAATTACAGCACTCTTTGTTCGAAATAAGGACAAAGGCGCAGCTTTTGCCGCCGGGTGTCAGCTTGAAAACATTACGCTGTATGACAGTTTGGAAGAGATGGCTCAATCCGATATTGATGCCATTTATATTGCTACGCCCAATTCCTTGCACATGCTGCAAGCGCGTCTTTTTTTGGAGCATGGCAAACATGCGATTGTCGAAAAACCGATCAGCCTGACAGAACAGGAATTGCGAGAAGCTTACGAGTTGGCTGACCGAAATGGTTGCTACCTGCTGGAAGCGGTTCGTCATATCCATGAGCCTAATTTTTTGCGCCTTAAGGACAACTTGAAGCGCGTGGGCAATATCCAGGGTGGCACCTTGTACTCCATGCAATTTTCCTCCCGGTATGATCAGTTGCTTTCAGGAGATACTCCTAATATCTTTTCTCTGTCTTATGGCGGGGGTGCATTAATGGATCTGGGTGTGTATTCGCTGTATTTTGCCATTGATTTGCTTGGAGCCCCTACATCAGGCTTGTACCGTGCCAAAAAGCATGAGAATGGCGTGGATTTGGGCGGCCCGATCCTACTGTCGTATCCCGATTTTACACTGGTGATCCAACTGGCCAAAAATGCTGTAACCACCAACCGTGTTGAAATTTACGGGGACCAGGCCACTATGATCTCCAGTGGTGTCTCTGGTATCACGGACGTATCGGTTCTGGATGTCCGTACTCAGGAAACAGATACTGTAAGTACTCCTGAAACTCATCATTTCATGTTTTACGAGGCTCAGGAATTTTATCGGATCATTGCCGAAAAGGACAAAGACCGCTACGAAGAATTGAAGTCATTGAGCATTGAGGTTCAGAAGATCAGCAATGAACTGCGCCATCAAAATGGCATTTATTTTGAAGATGGACAAAAATAA
- a CDS encoding oxidoreductase produces MTIQIAYLGFGKSTTRYHLPYVQIRDAFQVSRVFTRQVREDMETAYPDIQFSDQITDVLGDPEISLVVVCTPSSTHYEYAKLALSHGKHVLVEKPFCENLEQAQELIQFAKENNLIIMPYQNRRFDSDYLAFKEALHSGKLGDIVEIESHYDYFRPNASMPGGNPVNGMYYGLGVHTLDRLIALFGRPEQVGYDIKSIRTPHGADDYNETILYYPDKKVIVKTSLVVCLPYPQFTIHGTKGSFVKWGDDQQETWLKAGKTPDAEGFGLDNPASYGKLKYVPPGSSEAIEETLPTPIGDYGQLYDSLYESIVHGTPKLVKDEDILLTIEILESGFKQPSPSIVDFRR; encoded by the coding sequence ATGACGATTCAAATTGCATATTTAGGATTTGGCAAAAGTACAACCAGATATCATCTGCCCTATGTTCAGATCAGGGACGCCTTTCAAGTATCGAGAGTGTTCACACGCCAAGTGAGGGAGGATATGGAAACGGCCTACCCCGACATTCAGTTCTCGGATCAAATTACGGACGTTCTGGGCGACCCGGAAATATCACTCGTCGTTGTATGTACGCCTTCCTCTACGCATTATGAATATGCAAAATTGGCTCTATCCCATGGCAAGCATGTGCTGGTGGAAAAGCCTTTTTGTGAAAACCTTGAGCAAGCGCAAGAACTGATCCAATTCGCCAAGGAAAATAATCTCATCATCATGCCTTATCAAAACCGGAGGTTTGACAGCGATTATCTGGCGTTCAAGGAAGCACTCCATTCCGGAAAGCTGGGAGACATCGTCGAAATTGAATCCCATTACGATTATTTCCGTCCCAATGCCAGTATGCCCGGCGGCAATCCTGTTAACGGAATGTACTACGGACTCGGTGTTCATACGCTGGACAGGCTCATCGCCTTATTTGGCAGACCGGAGCAAGTCGGATATGACATCAAGTCTATCCGTACTCCTCATGGCGCTGATGATTACAATGAAACTATATTATATTACCCGGACAAAAAAGTGATTGTAAAAACTTCTCTTGTGGTGTGCCTGCCTTACCCGCAGTTCACTATTCACGGCACGAAGGGCAGCTTTGTCAAATGGGGAGATGATCAGCAGGAAACCTGGCTGAAAGCCGGCAAGACCCCGGATGCGGAAGGTTTCGGACTGGATAATCCCGCTTCCTATGGCAAACTTAAATACGTTCCGCCCGGAAGTAGTGAAGCTATCGAGGAAACACTTCCTACGCCAATAGGAGATTATGGACAATTGTATGACTCGTTGTACGAGTCCATTGTGCACGGAACACCCAAGCTGGTTAAGGACGAGGATATTTTGCTGACAATCGAAATATTGGAAAGCGGCTTTAAGCAGCCTTCCCCGTCAATCGTTGATTTCCGGCGATAG
- a CDS encoding sugar phosphate nucleotidyltransferase yields MRMILLSGGSGKRLWPLSNESRPKQFLTILRHDERPESMLQRIWRQLSEANLAGEAYFSTSGTQAELIRGQIGADAVVIEEPTRRDTFPAISLAAAYLHDQAGASRDEIVGVMPVDGYAGDEFFEHLRRLPSILEQSGSDIALMGAVPTEPSDKYGYIVPSSSPSPNQPYLRVSSFVEKPDLIRSEALIREGALWNCGVFAFRLGFLLDMLEQKGLSSNYESLSTNYAELPKTSFDIAVVEQTRQLSVLPYHGEWRDLGTWDSLVRERSSELSGPGYISEASHDSHIINELEIPVSIWNVPDIIVVAGPDGVLVTDRQSSTGIKDMVTEIEIGPRFEERFWGKQTVLSHQQATSGLQTVTKRVVISAGRFISYHEHQFRKEVWTIVSGVGSVCIDGIMQTVNPGEVIVVESGTKHYIGAVEGDLEFIESQIGHIVSETDIIRYEFPDSI; encoded by the coding sequence ATGCGTATGATTTTATTATCTGGAGGTTCTGGTAAACGTCTCTGGCCTTTGTCCAATGAGAGTCGCCCCAAGCAGTTTCTTACGATTCTGCGTCATGACGAACGACCTGAAAGTATGCTGCAACGGATTTGGCGGCAGTTATCTGAAGCAAATTTGGCAGGGGAGGCCTATTTTTCAACGAGTGGAACTCAAGCTGAGCTGATCCGTGGGCAAATTGGGGCGGACGCTGTGGTAATTGAGGAGCCAACCCGGCGGGATACATTTCCGGCCATTTCCTTGGCTGCGGCCTACTTACATGACCAGGCAGGTGCGTCGCGCGACGAGATTGTAGGGGTCATGCCGGTGGACGGATATGCGGGGGATGAGTTTTTCGAGCATTTACGCAGGCTTCCATCTATATTGGAGCAATCCGGGAGTGACATCGCACTCATGGGAGCTGTTCCAACGGAGCCTTCTGACAAATATGGCTATATTGTTCCTTCGTCATCTCCCTCCCCCAATCAGCCGTATCTCAGGGTTAGCTCATTTGTGGAAAAGCCGGATCTGATTCGTTCGGAGGCGCTGATCCGGGAAGGAGCACTATGGAATTGCGGTGTGTTCGCTTTCAGGCTTGGTTTTTTATTGGACATGCTGGAGCAAAAGGGTCTATCATCGAACTATGAATCTCTTTCGACAAATTATGCGGAATTACCCAAAACAAGCTTCGATATTGCGGTGGTGGAACAGACCCGTCAGCTTTCGGTGCTTCCGTATCATGGGGAGTGGAGGGATTTAGGAACGTGGGATTCGCTGGTGCGGGAAAGGAGCTCGGAGCTGAGCGGCCCGGGCTATATTTCGGAAGCTTCTCATGATTCGCATATTATCAATGAACTGGAGATTCCAGTTAGCATATGGAATGTCCCGGACATCATCGTCGTTGCCGGACCGGATGGTGTGCTGGTGACCGATCGACAGTCGTCCACAGGGATTAAGGATATGGTGACGGAAATTGAGATTGGCCCTCGCTTTGAGGAGCGTTTTTGGGGGAAACAAACGGTGTTGTCCCACCAACAAGCGACCAGCGGCTTACAGACAGTCACCAAACGGGTAGTCATCTCTGCTGGAAGATTTATCAGTTATCATGAGCATCAGTTCCGTAAAGAGGTTTGGACTATTGTGTCCGGGGTGGGAAGCGTCTGTATCGATGGAATAATGCAAACGGTCAACCCCGGTGAGGTTATCGTCGTAGAGTCGGGTACGAAGCATTATATAGGTGCTGTCGAGGGGGATTTGGAGTTCATCGAATCTCAAATTGGGCATATTGTGTCAGAAACCGATATTATTAGATACGAATTTCCCGACTCCATTTAA